The Salegentibacter mishustinae genomic interval ATAATTGCAGCTAAGTGAGGTACTTTTTCTCCTCTTTTTTTAATCTTTTCAACCTCAGCAGCAATCTCGTTTTTAATATCGTTGCTGGTTTTTTTTCCGTCTAAAATGATCATCTCAGTTAGCAGTACTTTAGTTGGCAGATAGCAGTCAGATTTTGACTCCAAATTTACCAGGGTTATTTTTCATATAATTTATCAATTTCCCAACCTCTTCACTTTGAGATTGTAAAATTATCTTACGTTCTGCCGGCAAATATTCACAGGCTTCTGCAAAGTCAAGCCATAATTGAGTTTCAGCATTCTCAGAATCAGCATCTGTGAGTTTATTCGTAAAATATTTAGGGTATTCCCTTTTTCGATAAGCCTCAGCGATGGCAGAACAAACACTTCTTGAAGATCGAATAATTTGATTGCTTAAAGCAAATCTTTCTTCAACAGGAAAAGTCTTTGAAAGTTTAAAAACTTCCATAGCAAGATCAAAAGCTTTCTGATATGCGTATAAGGTTTTAAAACTCATTTTACTGTTAACTGCCGACTGAAACACTGCCAACTTACTTCATTCCCTTCATCATCTGCATCATCTTCTGGCCGCCGCCACCTTGCATCATCTTCATCATTTTCCCCATTTGGTTGAATTGCTTCAACAACTGGTTAACTTCCTGTACCGATGTTCCCGAACCTTTACTAATTCGTTTCTTACGGCTTGAATTTATAACCTTTGGATTGCTTCGTTCTTCAGGGGTCATCGAGTGGATTATTGCTTCAATTCCTTTAAAGGCATCATCATCAATATCTACATCTTTCAGCATTTTTCCGGCTCCCGGAATCATTCCCATAAGGTCTTTCATAGACCCCATTTTCTTAATTTGCTGCAATTGCTTCAGGAAATCATCAAAACCAAACTGGTTTTTAGCAATTTTCTTCTGAAGCTTTCTTGCTTCTTCTTCATCGTATTGTTCCTGGGCACGTTCTACAAGAGACACAACATCTCCCATTCCAAGAATTCTATCGGCCATACGTTCTGGATAGAACACATCCAGTGCGTCCATTTTCTCACCGGTACCAATAAACTTAATAGGCTTATTAACTACAGATTTAATTGATATCGCTGCACCACCACGTGTATCACCATCTAATTTTGTAAGGATTACCCCGTCAAAATTTAATCTTTCATTAAAGGTTTTTGCTGTATTCACTGCATCCTGACCCGTCATAGAATCTACCACGAATAAAGTCTCGTGTGGTTGGATTGCTTCGTGAATATTCGATATCTCGGTCATCATCGCTTCATCCACAGCTAAACGACCAGCGGTATCTATAATAACTACATTATGACCATTTTGCTTAGCATATGCAATTGCGGCTTTAGAAATAGCTACAGGATCCTGGTTGCCTTCATCTGAAAACACCTCAACACCAACCTGCTCACCAACTACGTGCAACTGGTTGATAGCCGCAGGACGATACACATCACACGCAACCAAAAGTGGTTTTTTGGTCTTTTTAGTTTTTAGAAAATTAGCAAGTTTTCCGGAAAAAGTTGTTTTACCACTACCCTGTAATCCAGACATAAGAATAACAGAAGGATCTCCTGAAAGATTAATTCCTTCGGCTTCCCCACCCATTAACTGGGTTAGTTCGTCTTTCACCAATTTCACCATCATCTGGCCCGGCTTCAGGGCGGTTAAAACGTCCTGTCCCAAAGCCTTTTTCTTCACAACATTGGTAAAGTCTTTGGCTATTTTATAGTTCACATCGGCATCCACCAAAGCACGTCTCACTTCTTTTAAAGTTTCGGCAACGTTTACCTCGGTAATTTGCCCGTGGC includes:
- the ffh gene encoding signal recognition particle protein, which gives rise to MFDSLSDKLDNALHVLKGHGQITEVNVAETLKEVRRALVDADVNYKIAKDFTNVVKKKALGQDVLTALKPGQMMVKLVKDELTQLMGGEAEGINLSGDPSVILMSGLQGSGKTTFSGKLANFLKTKKTKKPLLVACDVYRPAAINQLHVVGEQVGVEVFSDEGNQDPVAISKAAIAYAKQNGHNVVIIDTAGRLAVDEAMMTEISNIHEAIQPHETLFVVDSMTGQDAVNTAKTFNERLNFDGVILTKLDGDTRGGAAISIKSVVNKPIKFIGTGEKMDALDVFYPERMADRILGMGDVVSLVERAQEQYDEEEARKLQKKIAKNQFGFDDFLKQLQQIKKMGSMKDLMGMIPGAGKMLKDVDIDDDAFKGIEAIIHSMTPEERSNPKVINSSRKKRISKGSGTSVQEVNQLLKQFNQMGKMMKMMQGGGGQKMMQMMKGMK
- a CDS encoding four helix bundle protein, with protein sequence MSFKTLYAYQKAFDLAMEVFKLSKTFPVEERFALSNQIIRSSRSVCSAIAEAYRKREYPKYFTNKLTDADSENAETQLWLDFAEACEYLPAERKIILQSQSEEVGKLINYMKNNPGKFGVKI